The following are encoded together in the Desulfuromonadales bacterium genome:
- a CDS encoding STAS domain-containing protein produces the protein MIVKIEEKGAMVLIEVKEERLDAHNSGELKSQMLSLFEEGKNNLVVDLQEVRFVDSSGLGALVSGFKNASARNGNLKLCGLQPQVKSMFELTRLHRVFEIFPGVQEALASF, from the coding sequence ATGATCGTCAAAATCGAAGAAAAAGGAGCGATGGTTCTCATCGAGGTGAAGGAAGAGCGGCTGGATGCCCATAACAGCGGCGAGCTCAAAAGCCAGATGCTCAGTCTTTTCGAAGAGGGCAAAAACAATCTGGTGGTCGATCTGCAGGAAGTGCGTTTTGTCGATTCATCGGGACTCGGAGCCCTGGTTTCCGGTTTCAAAAATGCCAGTGCCCGCAACGGCAACCTCAAGCTGTGCGGGCTGCAGCCGCAGGTGAAATCCATGTTCGAGTTGACCAGGCTGCACCGCGTTTTCGAAATTTTCCCCGGTGTACAGGAAGCGCTTGCCAGCTTTTAA
- a CDS encoding SpoIIE family protein phosphatase, translating into MIPVGVVAAIALLYFGLLFAVAFYADKRREAGRSIISNPHIYSLSLAVYATSWTYYGSVGRAATSGLDFLPVYLGPTLIAFSWWFLLRKMVRVSKEQNIVSIADFISSRYGKSAVLGAVVTVFAVVGIMPYIALQLKAVSHTFDLLTVSPVAIGPGLKTLIPALPPYADTAFIVALVLGIFGVLFGARHLDATERHEGLVAAIALESLVKIVAFVAVGILVTYGIFDGFTDIFSRFATQLPDRSYLLLLDTPKIPYTMWFTMTFISMMAVMFLPRQFHIMVIENSNEKHIKDAMWRFPVYMFLINLFVVPIALGGLLLNGGDSSNADYFVLHLPLESGHPWLAVLVFIGGFSASAGMVMVESVALSTMILNHLVMPVILRLKIQAADISGLLINIKRLGILAVIFLGYLYFKIIGESYALVNIGLVSFVAAAQFAPSLIGGLYWKRANLRGATTGLVLGFIVWFYTLLIPSFVRSGWMESDILERGLFGLGFLRPLELFGLNGFDIWTHSLFWTYFFNIGAFLTLSLLSKPVKSEVEQALKFVDVFAPPAEVDKRKRLSRAPTIIEFVDLMTKFIGEKQAHAAIAQYLGNREIDERGSLSEYDLPNLKRFTERTLAGSVGAAPARIIIENYLSARGSKMEDVFDIFGSVTISRTTSREQLGVLYEAARAVASGVEVPKILDNILELLLQQFKFDLCVIRILDEERMVLTVRSQKGMSSEHLGESERSLTPETYIGEAFLNNSVVVVNDTDFMDKAVSAQLIHREGIKSFAHAPIIIEGQPVGVLSAFSRSAKGIFTDEFVALFRSLAGQIGVAWRNARQTERLIAAREQERELQIAKDIQLGLLPARVPQLTGIALAGTCVPAHQVGGDYYDFLQRGDQLLDLVIADVSGHNIGAALLMAETRTFIQARSQGIHRASDIMSALNEFFYEDLTRAELFITMFYLIYNSDSRRLSFASAGHNPPLIWRADSRSCERLDAEGLILGIRKWVDFEEKQVQLYPGDVLLLYTDGITEAESQDGEFFGEERLAALFAEYHHLAPEQIINNLLQQTRLFAGLHHFNDDVSLVVMQVKNGESEVVE; encoded by the coding sequence ATGATCCCGGTCGGAGTCGTTGCCGCCATCGCCCTGCTCTACTTCGGCCTGCTCTTTGCCGTCGCCTTCTACGCCGACAAGAGGCGTGAGGCCGGCCGCAGCATCATCTCCAACCCCCATATCTATTCACTCTCCCTGGCGGTCTACGCCACCTCCTGGACCTATTACGGCAGCGTCGGTCGGGCCGCCACCAGCGGTCTCGATTTCCTCCCCGTCTACCTCGGCCCCACCCTCATCGCCTTCAGCTGGTGGTTTCTGCTGCGCAAGATGGTACGCGTCAGCAAGGAACAGAACATCGTCAGCATCGCCGACTTCATCTCCAGCCGCTACGGCAAGTCGGCGGTGCTCGGCGCGGTCGTCACCGTCTTCGCGGTGGTCGGAATCATGCCCTACATCGCCTTGCAGCTCAAGGCGGTATCACATACCTTCGATCTGCTGACGGTTTCGCCGGTGGCCATCGGTCCGGGACTCAAGACACTCATCCCCGCCCTCCCCCCCTATGCCGACACTGCCTTCATCGTGGCCCTGGTCCTCGGCATTTTCGGTGTCCTGTTCGGCGCCCGGCATCTCGATGCGACGGAACGCCACGAGGGGCTGGTGGCGGCGATCGCCCTGGAATCCCTGGTCAAGATCGTCGCCTTCGTGGCGGTCGGGATTCTCGTCACCTACGGCATTTTCGACGGCTTTACGGATATCTTTTCCCGCTTCGCCACCCAGCTCCCCGACCGCAGTTACCTGCTGCTGCTCGACACACCGAAAATTCCCTACACCATGTGGTTCACCATGACCTTCATCTCGATGATGGCTGTCATGTTTCTCCCCCGGCAGTTTCACATCATGGTCATCGAGAACTCGAACGAAAAACACATCAAGGACGCCATGTGGCGGTTCCCCGTCTACATGTTCCTGATCAACCTGTTCGTAGTCCCCATCGCCCTCGGCGGCCTGCTCCTCAACGGCGGCGACAGCAGCAACGCCGACTACTTCGTTCTCCATCTTCCCCTGGAATCGGGGCATCCCTGGCTCGCCGTTCTCGTCTTCATCGGCGGCTTCTCGGCCTCGGCGGGGATGGTCATGGTCGAATCGGTCGCCCTCTCGACGATGATTCTCAACCACCTGGTCATGCCGGTCATCCTGCGGCTGAAGATCCAGGCAGCCGACATTTCCGGGCTCCTCATCAACATCAAGCGGCTGGGGATTCTGGCCGTCATCTTCCTCGGCTATCTCTACTTCAAGATCATCGGCGAATCGTACGCCCTGGTAAACATCGGCCTGGTCTCCTTCGTCGCTGCCGCCCAGTTCGCCCCTTCGCTGATCGGCGGACTTTACTGGAAGCGAGCCAACCTGCGCGGCGCCACGACAGGCCTGGTCCTCGGCTTCATCGTCTGGTTCTATACCCTGCTCATCCCTTCCTTCGTGCGCTCGGGCTGGATGGAGAGCGATATCCTCGAAAGGGGACTGTTCGGCTTAGGCTTTCTCCGGCCGCTGGAACTGTTCGGGCTCAACGGCTTCGACATCTGGACCCATTCGCTTTTCTGGACCTACTTTTTCAACATCGGAGCCTTCCTGACCCTGTCCCTGCTGTCCAAACCGGTGAAGAGCGAAGTCGAACAGGCGCTCAAGTTCGTCGATGTTTTTGCGCCGCCGGCAGAGGTGGATAAACGCAAGCGCCTCAGCCGCGCTCCCACCATCATCGAGTTCGTCGACCTGATGACGAAATTCATCGGCGAGAAGCAGGCCCATGCCGCCATCGCCCAATATCTCGGCAATCGGGAGATCGACGAGCGGGGGAGTCTGTCCGAATACGATCTGCCCAACCTCAAGCGCTTCACTGAACGAACCCTGGCCGGTTCGGTCGGGGCTGCGCCGGCTCGCATCATCATCGAGAATTACCTTTCGGCGAGGGGCAGCAAGATGGAGGATGTCTTCGACATCTTCGGCTCGGTGACCATCAGCCGCACCACCAGCCGGGAACAGCTCGGGGTTCTCTACGAAGCGGCACGGGCGGTGGCCAGCGGGGTCGAGGTGCCGAAGATACTCGACAACATCCTCGAGTTGCTTCTCCAGCAATTCAAGTTCGACCTGTGCGTCATCCGGATCCTCGACGAGGAGCGCATGGTCCTGACCGTGCGCAGCCAGAAAGGGATGAGTTCGGAGCATCTGGGCGAATCGGAACGCAGCCTGACGCCCGAGACCTATATCGGTGAGGCGTTTCTCAACAACTCGGTGGTTGTGGTCAACGACACGGACTTCATGGACAAGGCGGTTTCCGCTCAGCTCATTCATCGCGAGGGGATCAAATCTTTCGCTCACGCCCCGATCATCATCGAGGGACAGCCGGTCGGCGTTCTGTCGGCCTTCTCAAGGTCGGCCAAGGGGATTTTCACCGACGAGTTCGTCGCGCTGTTCCGGAGCCTGGCCGGGCAGATCGGCGTGGCCTGGCGCAACGCCCGGCAGACCGAGCGACTGATCGCGGCCCGTGAGCAGGAACGCGAACTGCAGATCGCCAAGGACATCCAGCTCGGGCTGCTGCCGGCACGGGTCCCGCAGCTCACCGGAATCGCCCTGGCCGGCACCTGCGTTCCGGCCCACCAGGTGGGGGGCGACTACTATGACTTCCTGCAGCGCGGCGACCAGCTCCTCGACCTTGTCATCGCCGATGTCTCCGGACATAATATTGGAGCAGCGCTGCTCATGGCAGAAACCCGAACATTTATCCAGGCCCGTTCGCAGGGGATTCACCGGGCCAGCGACATCATGAGCGCCCTCAATGAGTTTTTCTACGAGGACCTCACCCGGGCCGAGCTTTTCATCACCATGTTCTACCTCATCTACAATTCAGACAGCCGCCGTCTCTCCTTTGCCAGCGCCGGCCATAATCCGCCGCTCATCTGGCGGGCCGACTCGCGGAGCTGCGAGCGGCTGGATGCCGAGGGCCTGATCCTGGGCATCAGGAAATGGGTCGACTTCGAGGAGAAGCAGGTGCAACTGTACCCGGGCGATGTGCTGCTTCTCTATACCGACGGCATCACCGAGGCTGAAAGCCAGGACGGCGAATTTTTCGGCGAAGAGCGGCTGGCTGCTCTCTTCGCGGAATATCATCACCTGGCACCAGAGCAGATCATCAATAACCTGCTGCAGCAGACCCGGCTCTTTGCCGGCCTCCACCATTTCAACGACGATGTTTCCCTGGTGGTCATGCAGGTAAAAAATGGAGAATCCGAGGTGGTGGAATAA
- a CDS encoding HAD family hydrolase, which translates to MNGIRGIIYDCDGVLFESRAANLAYYNAVLQQMGAPSVAADDSVRTHLCHTAASPEVFAVLLGPERVEQAMACAAALDYRQFIPFMTPEPDMVETLAALSAQMPLAVATNRGTSMPEILRHFGLSQYFRTVVTSRDVARPKPHPDMLELAARRLGLQNNELLFVGDSELDSTAAARAGIRFAAYKGDLPGVLKIRSHSELAALFSRETTGET; encoded by the coding sequence GTGAACGGAATTCGCGGTATCATCTACGATTGCGACGGTGTCCTCTTCGAAAGCCGGGCCGCCAATCTGGCTTATTACAATGCCGTCCTGCAGCAGATGGGGGCGCCTTCCGTCGCGGCGGATGACAGCGTCAGGACCCACCTCTGCCATACGGCCGCCAGCCCCGAGGTCTTTGCTGTCCTGCTCGGGCCGGAGAGGGTCGAGCAGGCTATGGCCTGTGCCGCCGCCCTCGATTATCGCCAGTTTATTCCGTTCATGACACCGGAACCTGACATGGTCGAAACGCTGGCGGCACTTTCGGCACAGATGCCGCTGGCCGTAGCCACCAACCGCGGGACGAGCATGCCCGAAATCCTGCGTCATTTCGGCTTGAGCCAGTATTTTCGAACGGTGGTGACCAGCCGGGACGTAGCTCGCCCCAAGCCGCATCCCGATATGCTTGAACTGGCGGCGCGCCGCCTCGGCCTGCAGAACAACGAACTGCTCTTCGTCGGTGATTCCGAACTGGACAGCACCGCAGCGGCGCGTGCCGGTATCCGATTTGCGGCTTACAAAGGGGATCTGCCGGGAGTGTTGAAAATCCGCAGCCACAGCGAACTGGCGGCTCTTTTCAGCCGGGAGACTACAGGAGAGACTTGA
- a CDS encoding tetratricopeptide repeat protein, translating to MILRCLPFLVLLLVLTGCLPKPAAPAAPASALAEERAYASKVESPEAKALFHFSQARLQGESGDFDGAAESMRQAIELDPHSSFLRLALAEIYLKQEAEEKAVRAAEDALIQDPSSVEANLFLGRLYFSLGDDEQAANYLKRAVELDPGQENARLHLGIAFARAGKLDRAVEVVKELTLRKPDFIPAHLALARLYRETGLETLAEESYRKILALQPGFEPATAELGGLFESRGETAAAIALYRSALQHNPRSVALRHHVARLLIAENRFDEALQELTAAVEADPEDLEARRKIGLIYLEREEWAAAAQTFAAILEYKPELDQIRFYLGSALERMADWPAALDAFRSISADSELHADTQSHISYIYFRLGRTDDAIATLEDLLKKGPGRPELYTFLASLQEAGGHFDAAAATLDRGLLAHPEAPGLLYDKGVILERRGDRAGALAAMLELLRLDPDHAEALNFVAYSYAEQGERLDEALQMARRALQLKSEGHINDTLGWVYFKMGRLDEARRELEEAAEQLADDPVVLEHLGDVYRALGLNGRARTTYQRVLELAPDAASVREKLDTLPPE from the coding sequence ATGATTTTGCGGTGCTTACCGTTTCTTGTTCTGCTGCTCGTTCTCACCGGTTGCCTGCCGAAGCCGGCAGCGCCCGCTGCGCCGGCCTCGGCGCTCGCCGAGGAGCGGGCCTATGCCTCCAAAGTGGAGAGCCCTGAAGCCAAAGCCCTGTTCCACTTCAGCCAGGCCAGGCTGCAGGGCGAGTCGGGCGATTTCGACGGTGCTGCCGAGTCCATGCGACAAGCCATCGAGCTCGATCCCCATTCCTCTTTTCTCCGCCTGGCCCTGGCCGAAATTTACCTCAAACAGGAGGCAGAAGAGAAAGCCGTTCGGGCCGCCGAGGATGCGTTGATCCAGGACCCCTCTTCGGTCGAGGCCAACCTCTTTCTGGGGCGCCTTTATTTTAGTCTCGGCGACGACGAGCAGGCGGCGAACTATCTGAAGCGGGCCGTCGAGCTGGATCCCGGGCAGGAAAATGCCCGACTTCACCTCGGCATCGCCTTTGCCCGGGCCGGCAAGCTGGATCGCGCCGTGGAAGTGGTTAAGGAGTTGACGCTCCGCAAACCGGATTTCATCCCTGCCCATCTGGCCCTGGCCCGCCTGTATCGGGAGACCGGTCTGGAGACCCTGGCTGAAGAATCCTACCGGAAGATTCTTGCCCTGCAGCCCGGCTTTGAGCCCGCTACGGCTGAGCTGGGCGGGCTGTTCGAAAGCCGCGGGGAGACCGCCGCAGCGATCGCCCTCTACCGTAGCGCCTTGCAGCATAATCCCCGCAGCGTTGCCCTGCGACACCATGTTGCCCGCCTGCTGATCGCCGAGAATCGATTCGATGAGGCCCTGCAGGAGTTGACGGCGGCCGTTGAAGCTGATCCCGAGGACCTGGAAGCCCGGCGCAAGATCGGCCTCATTTACCTGGAAAGGGAGGAATGGGCCGCCGCCGCGCAGACTTTTGCCGCCATTCTCGAGTACAAGCCGGAACTGGACCAGATCCGCTTCTATCTCGGTTCGGCCCTCGAGCGGATGGCCGACTGGCCGGCCGCCCTCGATGCGTTCCGGTCGATTTCCGCCGATTCCGAACTCCATGCCGACACGCAATCGCATATCAGCTACATCTACTTCCGGCTCGGTCGCACCGACGATGCCATCGCCACCCTCGAAGATCTGCTCAAGAAAGGCCCGGGCCGTCCGGAACTCTATACCTTTCTGGCCTCCCTCCAGGAAGCCGGCGGCCATTTCGATGCCGCCGCGGCAACCCTGGATCGGGGCCTGCTTGCCCATCCGGAAGCGCCCGGCCTGCTCTATGATAAAGGGGTAATTCTGGAGCGCCGGGGGGACAGGGCGGGCGCCCTGGCGGCCATGCTGGAATTGCTGCGTCTCGATCCGGATCACGCCGAGGCGCTGAATTTTGTCGCCTATTCCTATGCCGAGCAGGGGGAAAGACTCGACGAGGCGCTGCAGATGGCCCGGCGAGCCCTGCAGTTGAAGAGCGAGGGTCATATCAACGATACCCTCGGCTGGGTCTATTTCAAAATGGGGCGGCTGGATGAGGCGCGGCGGGAGCTCGAAGAGGCAGCCGAACAGCTCGCCGACGATCCGGTCGTGCTGGAACATCTCGGGGACGTCTACCGGGCCCTCGGCTTGAACGGCCGGGCCCGCACCACCTATCAGCGGGTGCTCGAGCTTGCCCCGGACGCCGCGAGTGTCCGCGAAAAGCTCGACACCCTGCCACCGGAATAA
- a CDS encoding ATP-binding protein gives MKENLEVDIRVPNQTRYLSLIGKIGEDVARTLKRYKGDREELAYHLNLVLTEAMANAILHANEDDPEKEIHVTITILDQVLCIKVYDQGQGFDISRLPSPDFKSLDDHGRGVYIIRSLMDQVTYRKFKGGHVLEMIKSLL, from the coding sequence ATGAAAGAGAATCTCGAGGTAGATATCCGGGTACCGAACCAGACCCGCTACCTCAGCCTCATCGGCAAAATCGGCGAGGATGTCGCGCGAACCCTGAAGCGCTACAAGGGGGATCGTGAGGAACTCGCCTACCACCTGAACCTGGTGCTTACGGAGGCCATGGCGAATGCCATTCTCCACGCCAATGAGGATGACCCGGAAAAGGAAATACACGTTACCATCACCATTCTCGACCAGGTTCTCTGCATCAAGGTTTACGACCAGGGTCAAGGGTTCGATATCAGCAGGCTCCCTTCCCCGGATTTCAAATCCCTCGACGACCATGGGCGAGGCGTCTACATCATTCGCTCGTTGATGGACCAGGTGACCTACCGCAAATTCAAGGGCGGCCACGTCCTGGAAATGATCAAGTCTCTCCTGTAG
- the lgt gene encoding prolipoprotein diacylglyceryl transferase — protein sequence HGGLLGVVVAAIVFCHRRRLPMLLTGDILVTAATIGLGLGRVGNFINGELWGRVTDVPWGMVFPGAGPLPRHPSQLYEALLEGVVLFAVLWLLHRRRSAPGIPFFTFFLLYGAFRFTVEFFRQPDAHLGFLWGGATMGQVLSLPMIMIGLGGLFYCLRQGKPS from the coding sequence TTCACGGCGGGTTGCTCGGTGTTGTGGTCGCCGCCATCGTCTTCTGCCACCGTCGAAGACTGCCGATGCTGCTGACCGGCGATATTCTGGTGACGGCAGCCACCATAGGCCTGGGGCTCGGACGGGTCGGCAATTTCATCAACGGCGAGCTGTGGGGCCGGGTCACCGATGTACCCTGGGGAATGGTCTTTCCCGGCGCCGGTCCGCTGCCGCGCCATCCGAGCCAGCTCTACGAGGCTCTGCTCGAAGGGGTGGTCCTGTTCGCCGTGCTCTGGCTTCTGCACCGGCGGCGGTCTGCCCCCGGGATTCCTTTCTTTACCTTTTTTCTGTTATACGGGGCGTTCCGTTTTACCGTCGAATTCTTCCGCCAGCCCGATGCCCATCTTGGTTTTCTCTGGGGTGGTGCGACCATGGGGCAGGTCCTTTCCCTGCCGATGATTATGATCGGCCTGGGGGGACTGTTTTACTGCCTCCGGCAAGGAAAGCCATCGTGA
- a CDS encoding peptide-binding protein, whose protein sequence is MRTPFLIFITVALLLLASCKRQETPLPAEGEAAAPAYGDTFIEASIGEPSNLLPVLASDSASADISALVYDGLVRYDKNLRLEGELAESWEISDDNLTITFHLRQGVKWHDGTPFTSADVLFTYRLYVDPKTPTAYAEAYRQVAKAEAPDPYTFRVTYTMPYAPALGSWGVSILPRHLLEGVEVTKSPLSRQPVGTGPYRFVEWKSGEKLVLEANPDYFEGPPYIKRVVYRIIPDLSTQFLELQSGGLDFMGLTPIQYQTQTDTPAFRRQFNKYSYLAFSYTYLGYNLRRPIFQDRRVRQALSYAIDKQELIDGVLLGLGQAATGPFKPDTWVYNPDVPRYPFDPERARALLAEAGWRDSDGDGILDKDGKPLAFTIVTNQGNDLRVKSGEIIQRRFREVGVDVKLRVIEWASFLKEFIDPGNFDATILGWSTGPEPDQYDIWHSSKTGPRELNFIQFKNAEVDELLEKGRRTFDQAERKKAYDRFQEILAEEQPYTFLYVGKALPAVAKRFRGIEPAPAGILYNFPKWYVPASEQRYAR, encoded by the coding sequence ATGCGCACTCCTTTTCTCATTTTCATCACCGTAGCCCTGCTCCTGCTCGCCAGCTGTAAGCGGCAGGAGACGCCCCTGCCCGCCGAAGGTGAGGCGGCGGCGCCGGCCTACGGCGACACCTTCATCGAGGCCTCCATCGGCGAGCCGAGCAACCTGCTGCCGGTGCTCGCTTCCGATTCGGCCTCCGCCGACATCAGCGCCCTGGTCTACGACGGTCTGGTGCGCTACGACAAGAACCTGCGGCTCGAAGGCGAACTGGCCGAGTCCTGGGAGATTTCCGACGACAACCTGACCATTACCTTCCATCTGCGCCAGGGGGTCAAGTGGCATGACGGCACCCCTTTCACCTCGGCCGACGTCCTGTTCACCTACCGTCTCTACGTCGATCCGAAAACACCGACCGCCTACGCCGAAGCGTACCGGCAGGTGGCAAAGGCCGAGGCGCCCGACCCCTACACCTTCCGCGTGACCTACACCATGCCCTATGCGCCGGCGCTCGGCAGCTGGGGGGTCAGCATCCTGCCGCGGCATCTTCTGGAAGGGGTGGAGGTGACGAAAAGCCCCCTGTCCCGGCAGCCGGTCGGCACCGGCCCCTACCGTTTCGTCGAGTGGAAATCGGGAGAAAAACTGGTTCTCGAAGCGAACCCCGACTATTTCGAGGGGCCGCCCTATATCAAGCGGGTCGTCTACCGGATCATTCCCGACCTGTCGACGCAGTTTCTCGAACTGCAGTCGGGCGGGCTCGACTTCATGGGCCTGACGCCGATCCAGTACCAGACCCAGACCGACACGCCGGCCTTCCGGCGGCAGTTCAACAAATACAGTTATCTCGCTTTCAGCTATACCTACCTCGGCTACAATCTGCGCCGCCCCATCTTCCAGGACAGGAGGGTGCGGCAGGCGCTCAGCTACGCCATCGACAAGCAGGAACTCATCGACGGCGTCCTGCTCGGCCTGGGACAGGCGGCGACCGGTCCCTTCAAGCCGGACACCTGGGTCTACAATCCGGATGTCCCGCGCTATCCCTTCGATCCCGAACGGGCCCGGGCGCTGCTGGCCGAAGCGGGCTGGCGCGACAGCGACGGCGACGGCATCCTCGACAAGGACGGCAAGCCCCTGGCGTTCACCATCGTCACCAACCAGGGGAACGATCTGCGGGTCAAGTCGGGCGAGATCATTCAGCGCCGCTTCCGCGAGGTCGGCGTCGACGTCAAGCTGCGGGTCATCGAGTGGGCCTCCTTTCTCAAGGAGTTCATCGATCCGGGGAATTTCGATGCCACCATTCTCGGCTGGTCGACCGGCCCCGAGCCCGACCAGTACGATATCTGGCATTCGAGCAAGACGGGGCCACGGGAGCTGAACTTCATCCAGTTCAAGAATGCCGAGGTCGACGAGTTGCTGGAGAAGGGGCGCCGCACCTTCGATCAGGCCGAGCGGAAAAAGGCGTACGACCGTTTCCAGGAAATCCTCGCCGAGGAGCAGCCCTACACCTTCCTCTACGTCGGCAAGGCCCTGCCGGCGGTGGCCAAACGCTTCCGCGGCATCGAACCGGCCCCGGCGGGGATCCTGTACAATTTCCCGAAATGGTATGTGCCGGCCAGCGAGCAAAGATACGCTCGCTAG
- a CDS encoding AAA family ATPase, whose product MVENTLHRDLLRPEAYPEETGPIGYRETHISRLYFTDRHVYKIKKAVDFGFLNFTTLDRRRFYCHEEVRLNRRFCPDTYLDVVEIRKTAQRHRVGGEGEIVDYAVRMKRLPEEHMLVHLLQAADPSLPAAMQRVGRRLALLHRDSEIVRSDGGRSDLDTLRHNWQENFTQTAPFVGQTLFACGQEACTAYVERFFTEHASLLHERQEQGFVRDGHGDLHAEHICLTDPVCIYDCIEFNRRFRVADVAADLAFLLMDLDFRERRDLAAITLEAYRKAGKADRELPRLLPFYKVYRAWVRGKVESLLAADAAAEAETRSAAAKRSRRYFSLALGYLCPPVLVMTCGLMGVGKTTVARSLAAALGARLLRTDELRKTLAGLPATAGRPEPFEAGIYSAGMTAKTYDLLLKRCLAALAAGESVIADAAFLRRAERERFAAAAKRKGFPWLLALMECPAETALDRLDRRQVLGQDASDGRRELYASQAAAFEPPAETENIIRIDTAGDVDYNVQRILCAIIERDRCPDERA is encoded by the coding sequence ATGGTTGAGAACACTTTGCACAGGGATTTGCTGCGCCCCGAGGCTTACCCTGAGGAGACCGGCCCGATCGGTTACCGGGAGACGCACATCTCCCGGCTCTATTTCACCGACCGGCACGTCTACAAGATCAAGAAAGCGGTCGATTTCGGTTTTCTCAACTTCACCACCCTCGACCGCCGCCGCTTCTACTGCCACGAGGAAGTGCGGCTCAACCGGCGGTTTTGCCCCGACACTTATCTCGATGTCGTCGAGATCCGCAAAACGGCTCAGCGGCACCGGGTGGGCGGTGAAGGAGAGATCGTCGACTATGCGGTCAGAATGAAGCGCCTGCCTGAAGAGCACATGCTGGTGCACCTGCTGCAGGCTGCCGACCCCTCGCTCCCCGCGGCAATGCAGCGGGTCGGCCGCCGCCTTGCTCTTCTGCACCGGGATTCGGAAATCGTCCGCAGCGACGGCGGCCGCTCCGACCTCGACACCCTCCGGCACAACTGGCAGGAAAATTTCACGCAGACCGCCCCCTTCGTCGGGCAAACCCTCTTCGCCTGCGGGCAGGAGGCGTGCACTGCCTACGTCGAGCGGTTCTTCACCGAGCACGCATCCCTGCTGCACGAGCGGCAGGAGCAGGGCTTCGTACGCGACGGTCACGGCGACCTGCATGCCGAGCACATCTGCCTGACCGACCCGGTGTGCATCTACGACTGCATCGAATTCAACCGCCGCTTCCGGGTCGCCGACGTGGCTGCCGACCTCGCCTTCCTGCTGATGGATCTCGATTTCCGCGAGCGGCGGGACCTGGCAGCCATCACCCTCGAGGCTTATCGCAAGGCCGGCAAAGCGGACCGCGAGCTGCCGCGGCTGCTCCCCTTCTACAAGGTTTACCGGGCCTGGGTGCGGGGGAAGGTGGAATCGCTGCTGGCCGCGGATGCGGCGGCCGAGGCGGAGACGCGCAGCGCAGCGGCAAAGCGGTCCAGGCGCTACTTCAGCCTGGCGCTGGGCTACCTCTGTCCGCCGGTGCTGGTCATGACCTGCGGCCTGATGGGGGTCGGCAAGACCACCGTGGCTCGCAGCCTGGCCGCGGCCCTGGGGGCCAGGCTGCTGCGGACGGATGAACTGCGCAAGACCCTGGCCGGATTGCCTGCAACCGCCGGCAGGCCGGAGCCGTTCGAAGCCGGCATTTACTCGGCCGGGATGACGGCCAAAACCTACGACCTGCTGCTGAAACGCTGCCTGGCTGCTCTTGCCGCCGGCGAGTCGGTCATCGCCGACGCCGCCTTTTTGCGCCGCGCCGAGCGTGAGCGCTTCGCCGCGGCGGCGAAGCGAAAGGGCTTCCCCTGGCTGCTTGCGCTCATGGAGTGCCCGGCAGAAACGGCCCTCGATCGACTCGACCGGAGGCAGGTGCTGGGGCAGGACGCGTCGGACGGCCGGCGCGAGCTCTATGCCAGCCAGGCCGCGGCATTCGAGCCGCCGGCCGAAACGGAAAACATTATCCGCATCGACACCGCCGGGGATGTTGACTATAATGTTCAGCGCATTCTCTGCGCGATCATCGAAAGGGACAGATGCCCAGATGAAAGAGCCTAA